The Gillisia sp. Hel_I_86 genome has a segment encoding these proteins:
- the rbfA gene encoding 30S ribosome-binding factor RbfA — METNRQKKIGGVLQQDLAEILQNHLRDSGIKGVLISVSKVKVTTDLSIAKAYLSVFPSKNAEGILYDLNEIKYKIKHELAQRTKNQLRRMPDLDFFIDDSLEYIDKIEKSMKGEDNPITKPDLLDKRKKS, encoded by the coding sequence ATGGAAACAAATAGACAAAAAAAAATAGGTGGGGTTTTGCAACAGGATTTAGCGGAGATCCTTCAAAATCACTTGAGGGATTCTGGTATAAAGGGTGTTTTGATCTCGGTTTCCAAGGTAAAAGTGACAACAGATCTTTCCATTGCTAAAGCATATTTAAGCGTTTTTCCTTCAAAAAATGCCGAAGGAATTCTGTATGACCTTAATGAAATTAAATATAAAATTAAGCATGAATTGGCACAGCGCACCAAAAATCAGTTGCGAAGAATGCCAGATCTGGACTTTTTTATAGATGATTCTTTGGAGTATATAGACAAAATTGAAAAATCCATGAAAGGGGAAGACAATCCCATTACGAAGCCAGATCTTTTGGACAAAAGGAAAAAATCTTAA
- the mce gene encoding methylmalonyl-CoA epimerase, producing MNKIEHIGIAVKNLEEANETYKAILGVASYKTEKVESEGVDTSFFKVGDSKIELLAATNAESPIAKFLEKRGEGIHHIAFNVEDIQAEIERLKGEGFVLLNDFPKSGADNKLVAFMHPKSANGVLVELCQEKDPE from the coding sequence ATGAACAAAATAGAACACATTGGTATTGCTGTAAAAAATTTAGAGGAAGCCAATGAAACATACAAAGCAATTCTTGGTGTAGCAAGTTATAAAACAGAAAAAGTAGAAAGCGAAGGAGTGGATACTTCGTTCTTTAAAGTAGGAGACAGTAAAATAGAGTTGTTGGCAGCCACCAATGCAGAAAGCCCTATTGCGAAATTTTTGGAAAAGCGGGGGGAAGGGATCCACCATATCGCCTTTAATGTGGAGGACATTCAAGCTGAAATAGAACGTTTGAAAGGAGAAGGCTTTGTTTTGCTGAACGATTTCCCGAAGTCTGGAGCAGATAATAAACTAGTGGCTTTTATGCATCCAAAATCGGCAAACGGGGTGTTAGTGGAATTATGTCAGGAAAAAGACCCTGAATAG
- a CDS encoding tyrosine-type recombinase/integrase: MENIEDYLYYCQKLHKTPSESFFKHTIFGLRAAYKVMGMEAKRVALPQIKRNLKLPTVLSQEEVKRLLKAPRYLKHRLIIGVLYGCGLRSYELCNLKLADLDFDRKTVFVPKKKGKIDRYVPLSKHLIRGLKKYIKTENPQIYLFNSQVSKDGKARGLTTNGIHWVIKENRGKIGSSKKITAHTLRHSFATHLLEYGVDIVSLKELLGHAHIEMTLTYLHVANLPSGSKFSPLDKLYR, translated from the coding sequence GTGGAAAATATTGAAGATTACCTTTATTATTGCCAAAAACTCCACAAGACCCCTTCTGAAAGCTTTTTTAAGCACACCATTTTTGGCCTTAGGGCCGCCTACAAAGTAATGGGCATGGAGGCCAAGCGAGTGGCCTTGCCGCAGATCAAAAGGAACCTCAAACTGCCCACTGTGTTGAGTCAGGAAGAAGTCAAACGCCTTCTAAAAGCACCAAGGTACCTCAAGCACCGATTAATCATTGGCGTGCTTTATGGCTGTGGACTCCGCAGCTACGAACTGTGCAACCTAAAATTGGCCGACCTGGACTTTGATCGCAAAACGGTCTTTGTTCCCAAGAAAAAAGGTAAGATCGATCGTTATGTTCCCTTGAGCAAACATTTGATCAGAGGACTAAAAAAGTACATTAAAACAGAAAATCCCCAAATCTATCTTTTTAACAGTCAGGTATCCAAAGATGGAAAAGCTCGGGGACTGACCACCAATGGAATCCATTGGGTGATCAAGGAAAACCGAGGCAAGATAGGCAGTTCCAAAAAGATTACCGCCCACACCTTGCGGCACAGCTTTGCCACGCATTTGTTGGAATATGGCGTTGACATTGTCAGCCTAAAAGAACTTTTGGGGCATGCGCACATCGAGATGACCCTGACCTACCTCCATGTGGCCAATTTGCCCAGTGGCTCGAAGTTTTCTCCCTTGGACAAGCTTTACCGGTAA